The Osmerus eperlanus unplaced genomic scaffold, fOsmEpe2.1 SCAFFOLD_869, whole genome shotgun sequence genome has a window encoding:
- the LOC134015803 gene encoding focal adhesion kinase 1-like, producing the protein MLEIADHVEQDIALKLGCLEIRRFFREMPGNALDKKSNYELLEKDVGLRRFFPKSLLDSLKAKTLRKLIQQTFKQFANLNDEQSIHKFFEILSPIYRFDKECFKCALGV; encoded by the exons ATGTTGGAAATAGCAGATCATGTGGAGCAGGACATTGCACTGAAACTGGGCTGCCTGGAAATCAG GAGGTTCTTTAGAGAAATGCCAGGGAACGCACTGGACAAGAAATCAAACTATGAATTACTAGA AAAAGATGTGGGCTTGAGAAGATTCTTCCCTAAGAGCTTGTTGGACTCTCTGAAG gCTAAGACCCTCAGGAAGCTGATCCAGCAGACGTTCAAGCAGTTCGCCAACCTGAATGACGAGCAGAGCATCCACAAGTTCTTCGAGATCCTGTCCCCCATCTACCGCTTTGACAAGGAGTGCTTCAAATGCGCCCTGGGCGTGA